One stretch of Scatophagus argus isolate fScaArg1 chromosome 18, fScaArg1.pri, whole genome shotgun sequence DNA includes these proteins:
- the zbtb47b gene encoding zinc finger and BTB domain-containing protein 47 encodes MLIVEKTTDFPSAEFSLVEDVALHFTCLMDRLNEQRLFQPDLCDVDIVLVRQHSTFPAHKGVLAAYSPFFHSLFAQSKQLRRVDLSLDALTSQGLQQILNFIYTSKLLVSSQTVRDVLNAATLLQMSDIAASCRDLISSHSLRTTCADMANQEGLGGVDPAAVVMPPSQLYPEIKQESELGRVYKREGSSPFSVRVEETGKVASQQKQYYQKEDGPAGGATTGVAALCKVESNGEESKTTDGHASFNRNQIIVEVNLNNQTLNVSKGSEGKSATTTEPTTIFGRCHDNERDSEDEEENEAENDDTVADEDDDDLRRGDILGQSSEEEDDEEDEEEEENTLNIPGLEQPAVMDRPRRGTRAFAIAGTTASMRQTLTEATLANQREGGKRTLDSEGLGQKVRLEEKQHFPCKKCPRVFNNRWYLEKHMNVTHNRMQICNNCGKRFLLESELLLHQQTDCEKSIQCVTCGKAFKKLWSLHEHNKIVHGYAEKKFSCEICEKKFYTMAHVRKHMVAHTKDMPFTCETCGKSFKRSMSLKVHSLQHSGEKPFKCENCSERFQYKYQLRSHMSIHIGHKQFMCQWCGKDFNMKQYFDEHMKTHTGEKPYICEICGKSFTSRPNMKRHRRTHTGEKPYPCEVCGQRFRFSNMLKAHREKCFRVSNPISLDQPLASPAVDSSGQVQPVAALPATSVTTPAAASSPHPLHGTQLSLPLLHPPLGGLPPTPHLPPLPPLFSAGRMNSNN; translated from the exons TGGAGGATGTGGCTCTGCACTTCACTTGTTTGATGGACAGGCTGAATGAGCAGCGCCTCTTCCAGCCTGACCTGTGCGACGTCGACATCGTACTGGTGCGTCAGCACAGCACCTTCCCGGCCCACAAGGGTGTGCTGGCAGCCTACAGTCCTTTCTTCCACTCTCTTTTCGCCCAAAGCAAACAGCTGCGGCGGGTGGACCTTTCGCTGGATGCTTTGACCTCACAGGGCCTGCAGCAAATCCTCAACTTCATTTACACCTCTAAACTTCTGGTCAGCAGCCAGACGGTCCGCGACGTGCTCAACGCCGCTACCCTGCTTCAGATGAGCGACATCGCAGCTTCCTGTCGCGACCTCATCAGCAGCCACTCGCTGAGAACCACCTGTGCAGATATGGCCAATCAGGAAGGTCTTGGTGGTGTTGACCCAGCTGCTGTAGTGATGCCACCCAGTCAGCTTTACCCAGAGATCAAACAGGAGTCAGAGCTGGGGAGGGTGTACAAGAGGGAAGGCAGCAGCCCATTCTCTGTTAGAGTGGAGGAGACAGGGAAGGTAGCCTCCCAGCAGAAGCAGTATTACCAGAAGGAGGATGGGCCAGCAGGGGGGGCTACCACAGGAGTGGCTGCTTTGTGCAAAGTTGAGAGCAATGGAGAAGAGTCAAAGACCACTGATGGCCACGCCTCCTTCAACAGAAACCAGATCATTGTTGAAGTCAACCTCAACAACCAGACCCTCAACGTGTCAAAGGGATCAGAGGGCAAATCGGCAACCACCACAGAGCCAACCACCATTTTTGGTCGTTGCCATGACAATGAGAGAGACTCGGAAGACGAAGAGGAGAATGAGGCGGAGAATGACGACACAGTTGCAGATGAAGATGACGATGACCTGAGGAGGGGGGACATACTGGGGCagagcagtgaggaggaagatgatgaggaagacgaggaagaggaggagaacacCCTTAACATTCCAGGCTTGGAGCAGCCAGCAGTAATGGATCGACCTCGCAGGGGCACCAGAGCCTTTGCCATAGCAGGTACGACTGCATCCATGCGGCAGACGCTCACAGAGGCCACGCTGGCCAACCAGCGGGAGGGCGGGAAGAGGACGCTGGACTCAGAGGGCCTAGGCCAGAAAGTGAGGCTGGAGGAGAAGCAACATTTCCCATGTAAGAAATGCCCCCGCGTCTTCAACAACCGCTGGTACCTGGAAAAACACATGAACGTCACTCACAACCGCATGCAGATCTGCAATAACTGTGGGAAACGCTTCCTGCTGGAGAgcgagctgctgctgcaccagcaGACCGACTGTGAGAAGAGCATCCAG TGTGTAACATGTGGCAAGGCCTTCAAAAAGCTGTGGTCGTTACACGAGCATAACAAGATCGTCCATGGCTACGCTGAGAAAAAGTTCTCCTGTGAGATCTGTGAGAAGAAGTTTTACACCATGGCACACGTCAGGAAGCACATGGTCG CCCACACGAAGGACATGCCTTTCACCTGTGAGACATGCGGGAAGTCGTTCAAGCGCAGCATGTCCCTGAAGGTTCACTCTCTGCAGCACTCAGGAGAGAAACCCTTCAAGTGTGAG AACTGTAGTGAGCGCTTCCAGTATAAATACCAGCTGCGTTCCCACATGAGCATCCACATCGGACACAAGCAGTTCATGTGCCAGTGGTGTGGAAAGGACTTCAACATGAAACAGTACTTTGAcgaacacatgaaaacacacactg GAGAGAAGCCGTACATCTGTGAGATCTGTGGGAAGAGTTTCACGAGCCGGCCAAACATGAAGCGCCACCGCCGCACCCACACTGGGGAGAAGCCGTACCCCTGCGAGGTGTGTGGCCAGCGCTTCCGCTTCTCCAACATGCTCAAAGCCCACAGGGAGAAGTGCTTCCGTGTCAGCAACCCCATCAGTCTCGACCAGCCTCTGGCCTCGCCCGCTGTGGACTCTTCCGGTCAAGTGCAGCCGGTGGCGGCACTCCCCGCCACGTCTGTGACCACACCCGCTGCTGCCTCTAGCCCACACCCCCTCCATGGAACCCAGCTGTCTCTCCCCCTGCTGCACCCTCCCCTGGGGGGACTGCCTCCCACCCCTCACTTACCCCCGCTGCCTCCCCTGTTCTCTGCCGGTAGGATGAACTCCAACAACTAA